From Camelus ferus isolate YT-003-E chromosome 15, BCGSAC_Cfer_1.0, whole genome shotgun sequence, the proteins below share one genomic window:
- the HAAO gene encoding 3-hydroxyanthranilate 3,4-dioxygenase isoform X2: MAHPVRVKAWVEENRASFLPPVCNKLLHQKQLKIMFVGGPNTRKDYHIEEGEEVFYQLEGDMLLRVLERGKHRDVVIRQGEIFLLPAGVPHSPQRFANTMGLVIERRRLKTELDGLRYYVGDTTAVLFEKWFYCEDLGTQLAPIIQEFFTSEQHRTGKPKPDQLLKEPPFPLSTRSIMEPMSLEAWLDGHRKELQAGTPLSLFGDTYETQVIVHGQGSSKGSRQDVDVWLWQLEGSSVLMMEGLRLSLNADDSFLVPAGTAC, translated from the exons ATGGCGCATCCGGTGAGAGTGAAGGCCTGGGTGGAGGAGAACCGGGCCTCTTTCCTGCCCCCGGTCTGCAACAAGCTCCT GCACCAGAAGCAGCTCAAAATCATGTTTGTAGGGGGCCCCAATACCAGGAAGGACTACCACATCGAGGAGGGTGAGGAG GTGTTTTACCAGCTGGAGGGTGACATGCTTCTCCGAGTCCTGGAGCGAGGGAAACACCGGGATGTGGTCATTCGGCAGGGAGAG ATCTTCCTCCTGCCTGCTGGGGTCCCCCACTCTCCACAGCGGTTTGCCAACACCATGGGGCTGGTGATTGAGCGGAGGCGGCTGAAAACAGAACTAGATGGGCTCAG GTACTACGTGGGGGACACCACGGCCGTCCTGTTTGAAAAGTGGTTTTACTGCGAGGACCTTGGCACACAGTTGGCCCCCATCATCCAGGA GTTCTTCACCTCTGAGCAGCACAGAACAGGGAAGCCCAAGCCTG ACCAGCTGCTCAAGGAACCACCATTCCCCCTGAGTACACGGTCCATCATGGAGCCCATGTCCCTGGAGGCCTGGCTGGATGGCCACCGCAAGGAGCTGCAGGCAGGCACACCGCTCAGCCTGTTTGGGGACACCTATGAGACCCAG GTGATCGTCCACGGACAAGGCAGCAGCAAAGGCTCGAGACAGGACGTGGACGTATGGCTGTGGCAGCTG GAGGGCTCCTCGGTGTTGATGATGGAAGGACTGCGCCTGAGCCTGAACGCTGATGACAGCTTCCTGGTGCCAGCCGGGACTGC
- the HAAO gene encoding 3-hydroxyanthranilate 3,4-dioxygenase isoform X3 produces MAHPVRVKAWVEENRASFLPPVCNKLLHQKQLKIMFVGGPNTRKDYHIEEGEEVFYQLEGDMLLRVLERGKHRDVVIRQGEIFLLPAGVPHSPQRFANTMGLVIERRRLKTELDGLRFFTSEQHRTGKPKPDQLLKEPPFPLSTRSIMEPMSLEAWLDGHRKELQAGTPLSLFGDTYETQVIVHGQGSSKGSRQDVDVWLWQLEGSSVLMMEGLRLSLNADDSFLVPAGTAYSWEQGRGSAALSVTQDPARKKPLG; encoded by the exons ATGGCGCATCCGGTGAGAGTGAAGGCCTGGGTGGAGGAGAACCGGGCCTCTTTCCTGCCCCCGGTCTGCAACAAGCTCCT GCACCAGAAGCAGCTCAAAATCATGTTTGTAGGGGGCCCCAATACCAGGAAGGACTACCACATCGAGGAGGGTGAGGAG GTGTTTTACCAGCTGGAGGGTGACATGCTTCTCCGAGTCCTGGAGCGAGGGAAACACCGGGATGTGGTCATTCGGCAGGGAGAG ATCTTCCTCCTGCCTGCTGGGGTCCCCCACTCTCCACAGCGGTTTGCCAACACCATGGGGCTGGTGATTGAGCGGAGGCGGCTGAAAACAGAACTAGATGGGCTCAG GTTCTTCACCTCTGAGCAGCACAGAACAGGGAAGCCCAAGCCTG ACCAGCTGCTCAAGGAACCACCATTCCCCCTGAGTACACGGTCCATCATGGAGCCCATGTCCCTGGAGGCCTGGCTGGATGGCCACCGCAAGGAGCTGCAGGCAGGCACACCGCTCAGCCTGTTTGGGGACACCTATGAGACCCAG GTGATCGTCCACGGACAAGGCAGCAGCAAAGGCTCGAGACAGGACGTGGACGTATGGCTGTGGCAGCTG GAGGGCTCCTCGGTGTTGATGATGGAAGGACTGCGCCTGAGCCTGAACGCTGATGACAGCTTCCTGGTGCCAGCCGGGACTGC GTACTCCTGGGAGCAAGGGCGAGGCTCCGCAGCCCTCTCTGTGACCCAGGACCCCGCCCGCAAGAAGCCCCTAGGGTGA
- the HAAO gene encoding 3-hydroxyanthranilate 3,4-dioxygenase isoform X1, translating to MAHPVRVKAWVEENRASFLPPVCNKLLHQKQLKIMFVGGPNTRKDYHIEEGEEVFYQLEGDMLLRVLERGKHRDVVIRQGEIFLLPAGVPHSPQRFANTMGLVIERRRLKTELDGLRYYVGDTTAVLFEKWFYCEDLGTQLAPIIQEFFTSEQHRTGKPKPDQLLKEPPFPLSTRSIMEPMSLEAWLDGHRKELQAGTPLSLFGDTYETQVIVHGQGSSKGSRQDVDVWLWQLEGSSVLMMEGLRLSLNADDSFLVPAGTAYSWEQGRGSAALSVTQDPARKKPLG from the exons ATGGCGCATCCGGTGAGAGTGAAGGCCTGGGTGGAGGAGAACCGGGCCTCTTTCCTGCCCCCGGTCTGCAACAAGCTCCT GCACCAGAAGCAGCTCAAAATCATGTTTGTAGGGGGCCCCAATACCAGGAAGGACTACCACATCGAGGAGGGTGAGGAG GTGTTTTACCAGCTGGAGGGTGACATGCTTCTCCGAGTCCTGGAGCGAGGGAAACACCGGGATGTGGTCATTCGGCAGGGAGAG ATCTTCCTCCTGCCTGCTGGGGTCCCCCACTCTCCACAGCGGTTTGCCAACACCATGGGGCTGGTGATTGAGCGGAGGCGGCTGAAAACAGAACTAGATGGGCTCAG GTACTACGTGGGGGACACCACGGCCGTCCTGTTTGAAAAGTGGTTTTACTGCGAGGACCTTGGCACACAGTTGGCCCCCATCATCCAGGA GTTCTTCACCTCTGAGCAGCACAGAACAGGGAAGCCCAAGCCTG ACCAGCTGCTCAAGGAACCACCATTCCCCCTGAGTACACGGTCCATCATGGAGCCCATGTCCCTGGAGGCCTGGCTGGATGGCCACCGCAAGGAGCTGCAGGCAGGCACACCGCTCAGCCTGTTTGGGGACACCTATGAGACCCAG GTGATCGTCCACGGACAAGGCAGCAGCAAAGGCTCGAGACAGGACGTGGACGTATGGCTGTGGCAGCTG GAGGGCTCCTCGGTGTTGATGATGGAAGGACTGCGCCTGAGCCTGAACGCTGATGACAGCTTCCTGGTGCCAGCCGGGACTGC GTACTCCTGGGAGCAAGGGCGAGGCTCCGCAGCCCTCTCTGTGACCCAGGACCCCGCCCGCAAGAAGCCCCTAGGGTGA